From the genome of Scytonema hofmannii PCC 7110, one region includes:
- a CDS encoding PAS domain S-box protein, with translation MHALAQYISLPCLDCVIYPSPPTITGEGTLLDAVALMRQSRLQPGFVLVLDEMRVVGLLTEQDIVQIAFSEVNFKEIKIFEVMATSVITLKRSEIENNILVTLLKLLRLHHLPALVVIDEEERLIGVITYESICHSLEREGLTIGSLEQTQEQFSLIESAVIDAEAKQQLQAVIDAVPGFVSWVRADGHYLGVNRRLAESLNLTTEDFVGQLVGFTQTNHEIANFIQDFVASPQIATSRIFDMQVHGTVRNYLITSHKYQQGQATVLVGIDITETKQVERALQQAQAALVQANAELEMRVEERTKALRDMNRQLMYEIADRQLVEEQLRQSQEMLQLIMDNIPQSVFWKDTTSVYLGCNRNFAQIIGLDSPEDILGKTDYDLVRNQEEAKYYCACDARVMENDVPEYHVASLHLRKDGKEAWLETTRVPLHDLEGNVMGILGTFEDISSRKQAEESLRLRDRAIAASSNGIIITDVTMPNSPIIYVNKAFEQITGYSVEEVLGKDCRFLQNDDHNQPGLIELRNAITQGNSCTVILRNYRKDGSLFWNELSISPVHDSNGNLTHYISIQTDITERQRAAVALLVSQERLHYLLSSSPGVIYSCKPSGNFETTFISENVTSVLGYEVQEFMQTPGFWIERVCPEDLPRVVADAAKLLEQRQINYEYRFFHKNGSVRWMYDQAQLVLDDTGNPLEIVGYWIDITERKQLEEELKNALQKEKELNDLKSRFIAMTSHEFRTPLSTILSSAELLQHYRHKWTQEKQLSHLQRIQNAVHHMTEMLDNVLLIGRAESGKLSLALEEFDLIEYCQYIIEESGLNIKNQQTISFKSQNESIKCRMDKKLLRHILSNLLSNAIKYSAEGNLIQFSLHLEAGQAIFEIQDCGIGIPPEDLPHIFESFHRGTNVSHIQGSGLGLAIVKRCIDTHKGEITVTSQVGAGTRFTVRLPVTDDQ, from the coding sequence ATGCACGCCTTAGCTCAATATATTTCACTACCGTGTTTGGATTGTGTCATTTATCCTTCGCCTCCAACTATTACCGGAGAAGGAACTTTGTTGGACGCAGTTGCTCTTATGCGTCAATCTCGGCTACAACCAGGTTTTGTCTTAGTATTAGACGAAATGCGAGTGGTGGGGTTGCTGACAGAGCAAGATATAGTGCAGATAGCTTTTTCAGAGGTTAACTTTAAAGAAATTAAGATTTTTGAAGTGATGGCGACTTCCGTGATTACCCTGAAGCGCTCTGAAATAGAAAACAATATATTAGTAACATTACTAAAACTATTACGCCTACATCATTTACCTGCACTAGTCGTTATAGATGAAGAGGAACGATTAATTGGAGTCATTACATATGAAAGTATCTGTCACTCTTTAGAAAGAGAAGGGTTGACTATAGGTTCATTAGAGCAAACCCAAGAACAATTCAGTTTGATAGAATCGGCTGTTATCGATGCTGAGGCAAAACAGCAACTTCAAGCTGTTATTGATGCAGTGCCTGGATTTGTATCGTGGGTGAGAGCTGATGGACACTATTTGGGAGTGAACCGTCGTTTAGCTGAAAGTTTGAATTTAACAACTGAGGACTTTGTTGGTCAATTGGTGGGTTTTACACAAACCAATCATGAGATAGCTAATTTCATACAAGATTTTGTTGCTAGCCCGCAGATAGCGACATCTCGTATCTTTGATATGCAGGTTCATGGCACAGTTCGTAATTATTTGATTACATCGCATAAGTACCAGCAAGGGCAAGCTACAGTTTTAGTAGGAATTGATATTACTGAAACCAAACAAGTAGAAAGAGCATTACAACAAGCGCAAGCAGCCCTTGTGCAAGCAAATGCAGAACTGGAGATGCGAGTTGAAGAGCGTACAAAAGCTTTGAGAGATATGAATCGACAGTTAATGTACGAAATTGCCGATCGCCAATTAGTAGAAGAGCAATTGCGGCAATCTCAAGAAATGTTGCAACTTATCATGGATAACATTCCTCAAAGTGTTTTTTGGAAGGATACAACATCCGTCTATTTAGGTTGCAACCGCAATTTTGCTCAGATAATAGGCTTGGATAGCCCAGAAGATATTCTTGGCAAGACTGATTATGATTTAGTTCGTAACCAGGAAGAAGCTAAATATTACTGTGCATGTGATGCTAGGGTGATGGAGAATGATGTCCCAGAGTATCATGTAGCCTCACTTCACCTGCGGAAAGATGGTAAAGAAGCTTGGCTAGAGACGACTAGAGTGCCACTTCACGATCTAGAAGGTAACGTCATGGGAATCTTAGGTACATTTGAAGATATTTCTTCTCGCAAGCAAGCCGAAGAAAGTCTTCGACTGCGCGATCGCGCGATCGCAGCTAGCAGCAATGGCATTATCATTACTGATGTGACAATGCCAAACTCACCAATTATTTATGTCAATAAAGCGTTTGAGCAAATCACGGGTTACTCTGTAGAAGAAGTTCTGGGAAAAGATTGCCGTTTTCTTCAAAATGATGATCACAATCAGCCCGGTTTAATTGAATTACGCAATGCCATTACTCAGGGAAACAGCTGTACTGTCATTTTACGCAACTACCGTAAGGATGGTTCTCTGTTTTGGAATGAGTTAAGTATTTCTCCGGTTCACGACTCTAATGGAAATTTAACACACTATATTAGTATTCAAACTGATATTACAGAGCGACAGAGGGCAGCTGTTGCTCTATTGGTATCGCAAGAGAGACTGCACTATTTACTCTCCTCTAGCCCAGGAGTCATTTATAGCTGCAAACCTTCAGGCAATTTTGAGACAACATTTATCAGTGAAAATGTGACTTCCGTGTTGGGTTATGAAGTACAAGAGTTTATGCAAACGCCTGGTTTTTGGATAGAGCGCGTTTGTCCAGAGGATTTGCCAAGAGTCGTTGCTGATGCGGCAAAACTACTTGAGCAAAGACAAATTAACTACGAGTACCGCTTTTTTCACAAAAATGGTAGTGTTCGGTGGATGTACGACCAAGCCCAGCTTGTGTTAGATGACACTGGCAATCCACTAGAAATCGTTGGTTACTGGATCGATATTACAGAACGCAAGCAACTTGAAGAGGAACTAAAAAATGCGCTGCAAAAAGAAAAAGAACTCAACGACCTCAAATCTCGCTTCATTGCCATGACGTCCCATGAATTTCGCACGCCCTTAAGTACGATTCTCTCCTCAGCCGAATTGCTACAACACTACCGTCACAAATGGACACAGGAAAAACAACTTTCTCACCTGCAACGCATTCAAAACGCAGTCCACCATATGACAGAAATGTTAGACAATGTGTTGTTAATTGGTAGAGCAGAATCGGGAAAACTGAGTTTGGCTCTAGAAGAGTTTGATTTAATTGAATATTGTCAGTACATAATTGAGGAATCAGGATTAAATATTAAAAATCAACAGACAATTAGTTTTAAAAGCCAAAATGAATCCATAAAATGTCGTATGGATAAAAAATTATTGAGGCATATTTTAAGTAACTTACTATCAAATGCTATTAAATATTCTGCGGAGGGTAATCTGATTCAATTTAGTCTTCATTTAGAAGCTGGACAAGCAATCTTTGAAATTCAAGACTGTGGGATTGGGATTCCACCAGAAGACCTACCTCATATATTTGAATCATTTCATCGGGGTACAAACGTCAGTCACATCCAGGGATCGGGATTGGGACTAGCGATTGTCAAAAGGTGTATCGATACCCACAAAGGTGAAATTACTGTGACAAGTCAAGTTGGCGCAGGAACAAGGTTCACTGTCAGATTACCAGTGACCGATGACCAGTGA
- a CDS encoding ABC transporter substrate-binding protein, which yields MKRHLILIGLLIWISFGILACSNTANEQAKTSEITATSVSPQPAQSVEKVVTLTSLSTDIISRLDSKKIVGMSGSNLFKNDPRFKDISRVSEGQAPPNLEKILALKPDLVIGAEGFSNQTTNKLKELGIQTLLTKVDSWEGIQDLTKTLAKIVGADPTPLLKQYQTFLPDKPIQNESTLVLVSRQPILAPNKKSWAGNLLDKFQAKNLAADLQGKTPIPGYINLSAEKILEANPEVIIIVSPQPGLLKSFKSESFWNQLKATKNNRVYEFDYYGLVNPGSIDAIEKACQQLKAALEKGSRE from the coding sequence ATGAAGCGTCATTTAATATTGATTGGACTATTAATATGGATAAGTTTTGGTATTTTGGCTTGCTCAAACACAGCAAATGAGCAGGCAAAGACTTCAGAGATAACTGCTACTTCTGTGTCACCGCAACCTGCTCAGTCAGTGGAAAAAGTTGTGACGCTTACATCTCTTTCCACAGATATTATTTCTAGATTAGATAGCAAAAAAATTGTGGGTATGTCTGGTAGCAATTTATTCAAAAATGACCCACGTTTTAAGGATATTTCTCGTGTCAGTGAAGGTCAAGCACCGCCAAATCTAGAGAAAATCCTAGCCCTGAAACCAGATTTAGTCATTGGTGCAGAGGGTTTTTCCAATCAGACAACGAATAAACTTAAAGAGTTGGGTATCCAAACTCTGCTGACTAAAGTTGATAGTTGGGAAGGAATACAAGATTTAACTAAAACATTAGCAAAAATCGTTGGAGCAGATCCAACACCACTTTTAAAGCAATATCAAACTTTTTTGCCCGACAAGCCAATTCAGAACGAATCTACTTTAGTGCTTGTTAGCCGTCAACCAATTTTAGCACCGAATAAAAAAAGCTGGGCTGGTAATTTACTCGATAAATTTCAGGCAAAAAATTTAGCAGCTGATTTACAAGGGAAAACCCCCATACCTGGTTATATAAATCTTTCTGCGGAGAAAATTTTAGAAGCAAATCCAGAAGTTATTATTATTGTTAGCCCACAACCAGGGCTTTTAAAATCTTTTAAGTCAGAATCTTTTTGGAACCAACTGAAAGCAACAAAAAATAATCGAGTCTACGAGTTTGATTACTACGGGCTTGTCAATCCTGGTAGTATTGATGCCATTGAAAAAGCTTGTCAGCAATTAAAAGCAGCGCTTGAAAAAGGGAGTAGGGAGTAG
- a CDS encoding glycoside hydrolase family 10 protein: PLPTAPTPYSLLPTPRLNIAPPLKSDEAIDQLEQRVRFNVDPSSQSPISQSDAIALQHELENLIGRVESSRLTALIINGNANTTQGTKAQQTEVASTTPGSLVSNPKQVIDHARTVAKNLPQLVSQRNYALARQQWLLARTNLWKQFPLDQRLAQPEIRSVWLDRGTIVRAKNEKGLAVIFDKLAQAGINTVFFETVNAGYTIYPSKIAPQQNPLIQGWDPLEVAVKLAHERGIELHAWVWAFAAGNRNHNTLLNLNPEYPGPVLAAHPDWAGYDNRGQMIPAGQGKPFFDPANPQLRQYLINLYEEIVTRYNVDGLQLDYIRYPFQDPSANRTYGYGRAAREQFQQQTGVDPASISPKDRELWQKWTEFRTQQINTFVAQLSKQLREKRPNLILSAAVFPLQEQERVQKLQQQWEVWAKNGDVDLIVPMTYALETARFDRLAQPWIRSSQLGSALLVPGIRLLSLPTVGAFDQIQLLRDLPVIGYALFAAENFSNDLHKVFSATQGSVQPKPQELIPHRQPFKTAATRYSALQREWKFLFQNNKLQLSSTTLATFHSQADIVQSALERLAQEPNSSNLIAAKAVLARFVSQFRILMRAPSQENLYQVKVWENRLTTIDRLLRYGERAQVRK, from the coding sequence CCCCTCTCCCCACCGCCCCCACTCCCTACTCCCTACTCCCTACTCCCCGCCTCAACATTGCACCGCCACTAAAGTCAGACGAAGCGATCGACCAATTAGAACAACGGGTACGGTTTAATGTCGATCCCAGCTCGCAATCGCCAATTAGCCAATCAGATGCGATCGCACTCCAGCACGAACTTGAAAACCTGATTGGTAGAGTAGAAAGTTCTCGTTTGACAGCTTTAATTATTAACGGAAACGCCAACACAACCCAAGGGACTAAGGCACAACAAACAGAAGTTGCATCAACAACACCAGGCTCACTTGTTTCCAATCCAAAACAAGTTATAGATCATGCCCGTACAGTCGCTAAAAACTTGCCCCAATTAGTTTCACAAAGAAATTATGCGCTTGCTCGTCAGCAGTGGCTCCTAGCAAGGACAAATTTATGGAAACAATTTCCGCTCGACCAAAGACTTGCTCAACCAGAAATCCGTTCAGTGTGGCTTGATCGAGGAACAATTGTCCGTGCTAAGAACGAAAAAGGGTTAGCCGTCATTTTTGATAAATTGGCTCAAGCGGGAATTAACACAGTATTTTTTGAAACTGTAAATGCCGGATACACAATTTACCCGAGTAAAATTGCACCACAGCAAAACCCCCTCATTCAGGGATGGGACCCCCTTGAAGTTGCGGTCAAGCTGGCTCATGAAAGAGGTATAGAATTACACGCTTGGGTTTGGGCGTTTGCGGCAGGTAACAGAAATCATAATACACTACTGAACCTTAACCCTGAGTATCCAGGACCAGTGCTTGCGGCTCATCCTGATTGGGCGGGCTATGACAATCGCGGTCAGATGATTCCAGCCGGACAGGGTAAGCCATTCTTCGACCCAGCTAATCCCCAGTTAAGGCAATACCTAATCAATCTCTATGAAGAAATCGTCACTCGTTACAATGTAGATGGTCTGCAACTAGACTACATCCGCTATCCTTTCCAAGACCCCTCTGCCAACCGGACTTATGGCTATGGCAGAGCTGCTAGAGAGCAGTTTCAACAACAAACTGGTGTAGATCCAGCCAGTATTTCTCCAAAAGACAGAGAATTATGGCAAAAGTGGACGGAATTTCGCACGCAACAAATTAACACTTTTGTTGCACAACTGTCAAAGCAACTACGAGAAAAACGACCGAATTTGATTTTGTCAGCTGCTGTATTTCCCCTACAAGAACAAGAACGCGTTCAAAAACTTCAACAACAATGGGAAGTTTGGGCAAAGAATGGGGATGTAGATTTGATTGTTCCCATGACTTATGCTCTAGAGACAGCTCGTTTTGATCGACTCGCACAACCTTGGATCAGATCTTCACAACTAGGATCGGCGTTATTAGTACCCGGAATTCGTTTGCTTTCATTGCCTACAGTGGGAGCATTCGATCAAATTCAACTACTGAGGGATTTGCCCGTCATCGGTTACGCCCTATTTGCCGCCGAGAACTTTAGCAATGACCTACATAAAGTTTTTAGTGCAACTCAAGGTAGCGTTCAACCCAAACCACAAGAACTAATCCCTCACCGCCAACCTTTTAAAACTGCTGCAACCCGTTACTCTGCTTTACAACGGGAATGGAAATTTTTGTTTCAAAATAATAAGTTACAACTGTCTTCCACAACTCTAGCAACATTTCATTCTCAAGCAGATATTGTACAAAGTGCTTTAGAACGGCTAGCGCAAGAACCGAATTCCAGTAATTTGATTGCTGCAAAAGCCGTACTCGCTCGCTTTGTGTCTCAATTTAGAATATTGATGCGTGCTCCATCTCAAGAAAATTTGTATCAAGTCAAAGTTTGGGAAAATCGTTTGACTACAATAGATCGGTTATTGCGTTATGGAGAACGCGCTCAAGTTCGCAAGTAA
- a CDS encoding undecaprenyl-diphosphate phosphatase, whose product MILSKRQLFVILSVSSAALSVIAEPLKAFGNQAASASGVQQMNIFQALVLGFVQGATEFLPISSTAHLKVVPVLLGWGDPGVAFTAVIQLGSIAAVLWYFWGDLTQLVLGATKAISRSDYQDKDFRVSLGIIIGTLPIVVCGLLIKKFIPDFDNSPIRSLGAIAVASIFMSIILGVAEKLGKRKREFSQLEMSDGISMGLAQAMALIPGVSRSGSTLTAGLFIGLERATAARFSFLLGLPAITLAGLVELKGLLEVGVGDNMVPLIVGTISSAVFSYLAIAGLLRFLKTRSTWVFIWYRLVFGVLILGAIGAGVLVNQ is encoded by the coding sequence ATGATTTTATCAAAACGTCAATTATTTGTAATTTTAAGTGTTTCATCTGCCGCACTCTCGGTTATAGCAGAACCACTAAAAGCTTTTGGCAACCAAGCTGCAAGCGCCAGTGGAGTACAGCAGATGAATATTTTCCAAGCCCTTGTATTGGGTTTTGTTCAAGGAGCTACGGAATTTTTACCTATTAGTAGCACGGCACATTTAAAAGTAGTGCCAGTGCTACTTGGGTGGGGCGATCCGGGCGTCGCTTTTACCGCCGTTATTCAGCTAGGAAGTATTGCTGCAGTACTGTGGTATTTCTGGGGAGATTTGACACAACTTGTCTTAGGAGCAACAAAAGCAATTAGCCGTTCCGATTACCAAGACAAAGACTTCCGTGTCAGTTTGGGAATTATCATAGGAACTCTGCCAATTGTTGTTTGTGGACTTTTGATTAAAAAATTTATCCCCGATTTTGATAATTCCCCTATACGAAGTCTAGGAGCAATAGCAGTTGCTTCAATTTTCATGTCCATAATATTGGGGGTCGCAGAAAAACTCGGCAAGCGGAAGCGGGAATTTAGCCAATTAGAAATGTCAGACGGCATATCGATGGGATTGGCTCAGGCTATGGCACTCATTCCCGGTGTTTCTCGTTCTGGTTCTACCCTCACAGCAGGACTATTTATTGGTTTGGAAAGAGCAACCGCAGCAAGATTTTCCTTTTTGTTAGGTCTCCCTGCTATTACCTTAGCTGGTTTAGTTGAGTTAAAAGGTTTGTTGGAAGTCGGTGTCGGGGATAATATGGTTCCCTTGATCGTCGGGACAATTTCATCAGCAGTCTTTTCTTATTTAGCGATCGCTGGTTTGTTACGTTTTCTAAAAACCAGAAGTACTTGGGTATTTATCTGGTACCGTTTGGTCTTTGGTGTATTGATTTTAGGGGCAATTGGAGCAGGGGTTCTGGTTAATCAGTGA
- a CDS encoding FecCD family ABC transporter permease, whose amino-acid sequence MKIISENRVIVATLLLSVALVFLIGISLSFGAVALTPSQLWQAVLRKGDTLAQTIIWDLRLPRTLAAMLVGAALGMSGALLQGMLRNGLADPFLLGISAGAGLVVVPILALGILQSWIPFAAWVGSLLTTLFVYLLARSGDGISIERLILGGVAVSSLFGAIQSVLLLLAEDGQIQAALSWLIGSLNGRGWNLVAIAGPYICIALLVGSLLGRSLNLLNLGDDLAVGLGVSLARSRIIIGAVATLLAAGAVSVAGLIGFVGLIVPHGIRLFVGTDYRFVLPLSAVGGALVLTGADLLSRLGAVELPVGAVTALLGSPVFIWLLYNRKS is encoded by the coding sequence GTGAAAATTATCTCTGAGAACCGTGTTATAGTGGCAACTTTACTGCTAAGTGTAGCACTGGTGTTCTTAATAGGAATTTCCTTGTCTTTTGGGGCAGTTGCCTTGACTCCATCCCAATTATGGCAGGCAGTCCTTCGCAAAGGCGACACATTGGCTCAAACTATTATCTGGGATTTAAGGTTACCTCGAACCCTAGCAGCAATGTTGGTGGGTGCAGCTTTGGGAATGTCTGGCGCACTGCTTCAAGGAATGCTTCGGAATGGATTAGCAGATCCTTTCTTGCTTGGTATTTCGGCTGGGGCGGGTTTGGTGGTTGTCCCAATATTGGCTCTGGGGATATTGCAAAGTTGGATTCCCTTTGCTGCATGGGTTGGTAGCTTATTGACTACCTTGTTCGTTTATCTTCTGGCTCGCAGTGGTGATGGTATTTCTATCGAAAGGTTAATTTTGGGTGGAGTTGCTGTGAGTTCGTTATTTGGGGCAATTCAATCTGTTTTGTTGCTCTTAGCAGAAGATGGACAGATCCAAGCTGCGTTAAGTTGGTTAATTGGGAGTCTCAACGGTAGGGGATGGAATTTGGTTGCGATCGCAGGACCCTATATTTGTATAGCTTTATTGGTAGGATCTCTACTTGGTCGCAGTCTCAATTTATTAAATTTGGGAGATGATTTAGCTGTTGGTTTGGGAGTTTCCCTAGCGCGATCGCGTATTATTATTGGTGCTGTTGCTACATTACTTGCTGCAGGTGCTGTGAGTGTAGCGGGATTGATTGGCTTTGTTGGCTTAATCGTTCCTCATGGTATCCGCTTGTTTGTTGGCACAGATTACCGATTTGTTTTGCCTTTAAGTGCTGTGGGTGGCGCGTTAGTCCTAACAGGAGCCGATCTGCTTTCTCGCCTGGGCGCTGTAGAATTACCAGTAGGTGCAGTCACCGCACTGCTTGGTTCGCCTGTATTTATCTGGTTATTATACAACCGCAAATCATGA
- a CDS encoding ABC transporter ATP-binding protein — MILKTHELTGGYAGKPVIQDISLTLQAGEWLSLVGANGSGKSTLLKLMSRLLKPQTGCVLLDGQAIHTQKAIDVAKKLALLPQQQTIPPGLTVKQLVSLGRTPHQPWWQWELDAEDREKVETALQLTQMQTFRDRPVEQLSGGERQRAFLALALAQNPQVLLLDEPTTYLDVRYQLQLLELLKQLNQEQNISIITVLHDVNLAARYSSRIALICQGKIWDLGEPKIVLTPENLANVLGVKIAVLETPVGLQICSLIAIED, encoded by the coding sequence ATGATCTTAAAAACTCACGAACTTACTGGTGGATACGCAGGCAAACCCGTTATTCAAGATATCTCCCTGACACTTCAAGCTGGAGAATGGTTAAGTTTGGTTGGTGCTAACGGTTCGGGAAAATCCACGCTGCTAAAACTGATGAGTCGCTTGTTGAAACCCCAAACAGGATGTGTACTCCTCGACGGACAAGCCATTCACACTCAAAAAGCTATAGATGTGGCCAAAAAGTTGGCTTTACTACCACAACAGCAAACAATACCTCCAGGGTTGACAGTAAAGCAGTTAGTCTCTCTGGGGCGCACACCCCACCAGCCTTGGTGGCAATGGGAATTAGATGCAGAGGATAGAGAGAAAGTAGAAACCGCTCTACAGCTAACACAAATGCAAACATTTCGCGATCGCCCTGTAGAACAACTATCAGGTGGTGAGAGACAAAGAGCATTTTTAGCACTGGCATTAGCACAAAATCCACAAGTATTACTGTTAGATGAGCCAACAACTTATTTAGATGTACGCTACCAATTGCAATTATTAGAGTTGCTCAAACAACTTAACCAGGAACAGAATATATCAATTATTACAGTGTTGCATGATGTCAATTTAGCCGCAAGGTATAGCTCTCGTATTGCTCTAATTTGCCAAGGTAAAATCTGGGATTTAGGAGAACCAAAAATAGTATTAACACCAGAAAATTTAGCTAATGTTTTAGGTGTAAAAATTGCTGTACTCGAAACACCAGTAGGTTTGCAAATTTGTTCTTTAATCGCGATTGAGGATTAG
- a CDS encoding TIGR03279 family radical SAM protein codes for MAIIHPARITKVISESIAAEIGFEPGDAIVSINGTKPRDLIDYQFLCADEVLDLEVLDVAGKTHHIEIEKDYDDDLGLEFETALFDSLIQCNNRCPFCFIDQQPPGKRYSLYLKDDDYRLSFLYGSYLTLTNLPEREWQRIENMRLSPLYVSVHATEPEVRIRLLKNPRAGKILQQIQWFQKRRLQIHAQVVVCPSINDGSHLEQTLRDLASFHTGEVPAVASVAVVPVGLTKFRPQEDELIPVSTETARETINQVRSLQQEFRQKYGQNCIWLADEWFLIAREELPEESEYADYPQIDNGVGSIRLFLRQFSETADRLLPPKVEPRKLTWVVGNAVEQAFEPIIKRLNSVEGLDVKMHALSSDYWGQNITVTGLLTGHDLLLKLKGQDLGNGILLPSVMLKHGELVFLDDISVEDVAQALGTKVFPVSGVEELILTCIQ; via the coding sequence ATGGCTATTATTCATCCTGCCCGAATTACTAAAGTAATATCCGAATCTATCGCTGCGGAAATTGGATTTGAACCGGGAGATGCCATTGTCAGCATTAACGGTACAAAGCCCAGAGATTTAATAGATTATCAATTTTTATGTGCTGATGAAGTGCTGGACTTAGAAGTTTTAGATGTTGCTGGCAAAACACATCATATAGAAATTGAAAAAGACTATGATGATGACTTGGGACTAGAGTTTGAAACAGCACTCTTTGATAGTTTAATTCAGTGCAATAATCGCTGTCCCTTCTGTTTTATAGACCAGCAACCTCCAGGCAAGCGTTATAGTTTATATCTTAAAGATGATGACTATCGACTCAGTTTTTTATATGGCTCCTACTTAACCCTCACCAATTTACCAGAACGAGAATGGCAGCGTATTGAGAATATGCGCTTGTCTCCCCTTTATGTTTCTGTTCATGCAACAGAACCAGAAGTCAGAATCAGATTGCTCAAAAATCCCCGTGCAGGTAAAATTTTACAGCAGATTCAGTGGTTCCAAAAAAGAAGACTTCAAATTCACGCACAAGTTGTAGTATGTCCTAGTATCAATGATGGCAGTCATTTGGAACAAACACTCAGGGATTTAGCGTCTTTTCATACAGGTGAAGTTCCTGCTGTTGCTTCTGTAGCAGTAGTGCCAGTGGGTTTAACCAAGTTTCGCCCGCAAGAAGACGAACTGATACCCGTAAGTACAGAAACAGCAAGGGAAACGATCAACCAAGTGCGATCGCTACAACAAGAGTTTCGTCAAAAATACGGTCAAAACTGTATTTGGTTAGCTGATGAGTGGTTTCTGATCGCTAGAGAGGAATTGCCAGAAGAGTCTGAGTATGCAGACTATCCGCAAATAGACAACGGTGTTGGTTCCATTCGTTTATTTCTCAGACAATTTTCAGAAACAGCCGATCGGTTGCTACCACCAAAGGTTGAACCTAGAAAATTGACTTGGGTTGTGGGTAACGCAGTAGAACAAGCATTTGAGCCAATTATTAAGCGATTAAACTCAGTCGAGGGATTAGATGTGAAGATGCACGCTTTGTCAAGTGATTATTGGGGACAGAATATTACTGTAACTGGCTTGTTAACCGGTCACGATTTGCTGCTGAAGTTAAAGGGGCAAGATTTGGGAAATGGAATTTTGTTGCCAAGTGTCATGCTGAAACATGGCGAATTGGTATTTTTAGATGATATAAGTGTTGAGGATGTGGCTCAAGCACTGGGTACAAAAGTATTTCCAGTGTCAGGAGTTGAAGAATTGATTTTAACTTGTATTCAATAG
- a CDS encoding EAL domain-containing response regulator → MIKILVIEDEESVRENILDLLEAENYDTISAANGKIGLQLAFSEAPDLVLCDLMMPEVDGYGVLTALREQIVTATIPFIFLTARSARSDFRQGMDLGADDYLTKPFTRAELLNAIVSRLSKQAILKQYIKPNYETKAISPEAQKLEMCLRHTLEQREFRQFQIYYQPIVDINSGKIIAAESLMRWQHPELGMVSPTQVIPLAESTGLIVPIGEWILRSVCKQTKLWHDAGFPFLHIAVNLSVCELMEPKFSQKIIKFLLNNNLVADRIGLELTESMIMQNVDCALQNIQEVNSLGVQIAIDDFGTGYSSLLYLKQLPINTLKIDRYFIQNVASDLQKAAITTALIQMAHNLNLKVIAEGVETEQELEFLRTHKCDAMQGFLFSRPLPASEFETMLIADKRLIVSC, encoded by the coding sequence ATGATAAAAATTTTAGTTATTGAAGACGAAGAATCAGTAAGAGAAAATATTTTAGACCTATTGGAAGCAGAAAACTATGATACGATTTCTGCGGCCAATGGAAAAATCGGCTTACAACTGGCATTCTCTGAAGCGCCCGATCTAGTTTTGTGCGATCTCATGATGCCAGAAGTCGATGGTTACGGCGTACTAACTGCATTACGCGAACAAATAGTGACAGCAACAATTCCATTTATCTTTCTGACTGCTAGATCTGCCAGATCTGATTTTCGTCAAGGCATGGATTTAGGAGCGGATGACTATCTAACCAAACCATTTACTCGAGCTGAACTGTTAAATGCGATCGTCAGTCGCTTATCCAAACAAGCCATTCTGAAACAATATATAAAGCCAAACTATGAAACCAAGGCTATCTCGCCAGAAGCACAAAAGCTAGAAATGTGCCTGCGTCATACTTTAGAACAACGAGAATTTCGCCAATTTCAAATTTATTACCAACCTATTGTTGATATCAATTCTGGTAAAATCATAGCAGCTGAAAGTTTGATGCGCTGGCAACATCCTGAATTGGGTATGGTTTCTCCGACACAGGTGATTCCTTTAGCAGAGTCTACAGGTTTAATCGTCCCTATTGGAGAATGGATACTGCGTAGTGTGTGCAAGCAAACAAAATTATGGCATGATGCAGGATTTCCTTTCTTGCACATTGCTGTCAATTTATCAGTCTGTGAATTGATGGAACCTAAATTTAGTCAAAAGATTATTAAATTTTTACTGAACAATAACCTAGTAGCCGATCGCATAGGGCTAGAATTAACAGAAAGCATGATTATGCAAAATGTAGACTGTGCTCTTCAGAATATACAAGAAGTCAACTCCTTAGGAGTACAAATTGCTATTGATGATTTTGGCACAGGTTATTCTTCTTTGCTTTATCTAAAACAACTGCCCATCAATACATTAAAAATAGATCGTTACTTCATTCAAAACGTTGCCAGCGATCTCCAGAAAGCAGCAATTACCACAGCATTGATTCAAATGGCGCACAATTTAAATCTAAAGGTCATAGCTGAAGGTGTAGAGACAGAACAAGAATTAGAATTTTTACGAACTCACAAATGTGACGCCATGCAAGGTTTCCTCTTTAGCCGTCCCTTACCAGCCTCAGAGTTTGAAACAATGTTAATAGCGGATAAAAGGTTAATTGTTAGTTGTTAG